The Penicillium digitatum chromosome 6, complete sequence genome contains the following window.
CCAGATGCGAACAGAATATGCGACTTCTCTATGACGTGAGATGTTCTCCAGGGTATTTGGAACTAGCCTAGGAGCCACTAGCTACTACTAGTGATGACTGCACGAATCAGTcataaaacaaaaaagaattgATTACTAGGGCTTCAGTTCCATAATGATACTTACATGAAGAATCCTGGTGAACGTCAGGGAGCGAAATACCGGCAGGTTGCCGAAGTGCATTGGGCTCATCTATCACACCAGCACCCAGGCCCGTCCAACGCTGGTTCTGCTCGTGTTAAAGAGGTTGTGTTGCTGAGTAACTAGTTCGGCCAGGGCTTTTCAAATGTGCCAGTCCACTGGGCCCAGCCGATGACCTTGCCTGTCATGGCGCGCTTGATATCGTTCTTGGTCGCTTTCTCAGGAGCCTTGACCTTCAGCGACTCTTTGAGAGCGATAATGGTGAAGGCGTAACGATGTTTTCCATGGCCGAGGGTCGCACCAGCACCGACGTACGGTAATCCAAGTAGAGTGGGCACAAATCGCCAACCTGCGACGGTCAGGCGTGAAATCTTGGCGTATTCTTCGGGATGAACATTAGCCGCTTCGGCCTTGGTAGTTGAGGCTGGAATTGCCCAGAGAAGACAGTGGTGGAAGACATGAAATGGGATTGGTGGATCGAGATCTTCACAGAAAAGTATATACTCCTTTGTTTCCTCACGAGAGTCGGGAGCGGTCCAGAGCAGCTCAGGAAGACAGCTCTTGCCGTCGACGGCCTTGCAAGTACAGTGGAGAGGTAATTTAGAGCCTGAGGGCCCGGCCTCGGGTGATTCAAGGGTCATGTTGGGCTCCGGAAGGTCTTTGAATGCCGGGCAATGGATGATCTGTCTTGACTCATGACCACGGATTGGGTACAGCAGTCGGCCGATGGTAAACTCGAGATAATGTATTATCGCCATGGCACGTAGATTTGATAGAACCGCGAATGTAAATTCTTCTTGTATGAAGATAATGGGAGAATAAACGTCGTGATGTTGACTTTCGGGGAAGGGCAGGTGCCGCCCGATTGGGAAGCTGTCCTAGACCGGCGCGGAACCGGCAAGTGCAACTCTTGAAGTTCATTTTCTGTGAAGTTCTGATTTTCAGATTACGATCCTTACACCGCATGCATGCGCGAGCTTAGGCACTTGCGCTCCAAGCTCCGACGCATGAAATCAGTTCCAAGTTTGTCCGTTCCTCTCTTCCAATCTATGCATCACGAAACAGGTGTCTTCTTCCTTGAAAGCCCTGCCTGCGGTAGTTCAAAATACCTGAATGAGGCCAATTTACGCGTTTGGGCTTGGTCCTGATTACTCTACTAGCTGTGATAAGACACTGGGATTTCAACTGGAGCGTGCAAGTGATACAGAACGGTGGCGAGATCTCTATCGACGTGATGACATAACCAAGGAGAACAGGATctcaaagaagaaattgTTCCCAAGGCAAAAAGCTCAGCTATAGACTAATTCCATCTACGACGCAATGACGCTCGCGTATCCTGTGAACTCCCCAGTTTCCTTCTCAATGATTGGGATCTCATCTTCGACCACGGAAGCAAAAGTGTCTTTCTCCAAGGGTGCCCAGCCCAATTTCCGAAGTCGATTGGCCCTATTTCGTGCATTAGATCCGACCACAATCCCAGAAAAATCTCCGAACAAATCACCCCAGTGTTCCTTCGGAATGGGCTTCGGCGTAGATTGACCCACACGCCCTGTCTGCTTCAGTGTACGGCCAATCTCAGCAGCACATTCACCCCAAGCTAACTCTTGGCCATTCTCACAAAAGAAATACGGATTCATTGCAATCTCAGCGACAGGTGCACGCTCCATCGAATGAAGGAGAACCATGTATCCCCTGGCAAGGTCTCTGACATGGATCTGATTCCATACTGCGAGACCACTTCCGATCTGACCCACATAGCCATGTTTGATGGAGTACCGGATGAGCGTCGGCAGTTGAATCGACAAGCGGTTCTCCCTGGTGGTCACGCCGTAGATAAGGGGTGGAATCATGATGGCGATCTTGGCGTGGGAGGCTAGTTCTTGGCTTGCTCGGATGATTACCAAGTTGATATGGCGATGAAATGCGGAATCAGGGACGGCGTCAATCTCTCCGGGCTTTTCATCGTCAAAGATAGTACCGCTTTTATACTCTCCTTGGGCATTGTCGGAGAGCAAGGTTGCCCCACTATTGTGGATGTAAACTGTTCTCAGCCCTTGCGTCGCTCGCTGTCTGATGCCATCGATAATTGCTTGGACAGATGGCAGGTGGTCTGCGGTTGCAGTGTGGAAGACAATGTCACTAACTGCGACCTGATCCGTGATTACTGATGCGTCATCCAGGCTACCAACCACTGTTTCAACCCCCAAATTGGCGTAATCTGCAACAGCTGATTCGCGGCGAACAAGAGTTGTTACTTTATACTTTGATATGAGAAGGAGGTCTATGATCTCTCCGCCGATGAAGCCGGGACCAAGAAGGAAGACAGACGCAGACATGCTGAGTAACAGGTTCAATTAGTCGCGAAATGTACCTACCTACTGAGCCCTCGGCTGGTTAAATACGGATGACTGCAGGTTGACGTCGTTACAATTAGTAAGATCCCGCCTCACCAGCCTAGATGGCAAGCTCTGCAAGTAAATCCATGGATTAAATTTGACTTCCACAATGAAGATACGTCGTACATGGAAAGCCTCTTGCAGGGCTTCGGGATTTGGCTTTGGATGAACTCTTCGGAGTTCAGCTCCTTCTTCCTGTTGTTCAGTTTCTGCGTTATAGAAAAGTAAGTGAACATGGGATTGATCAAACGGCATGGCACTTCGAAACATGGAAGCCAGGCTATAAGCAAGTGGAAGACGACATAATCGTTCCATTGGGGATTGCCAAGATGCACATGCCAGATTGGCCGAGAAGAAAGCAGTTGAATTCTGTCGTGTCGGACCGCCAATCCCAATCTGCTGAACTGGCGCATGGCAGTATTCCTTCTTGTTGTAGAGCATGTCTTCCAAATCAGAATTATATTCTTCTATCGGGTTATAGTTTTAGTAGTATAACTCTTTAAAAAAATTCCTATTTGAGCGCCTATTTAGTTCGATCTGTTCCTAAAATAGCGCTCACTAGATCTAATCCCCTCATGAGTTCAGGCCATCTCTCCTCAGCGCAGCAGACCGGCCCAATTTAATCCTCCTGTTTACATTGATCTTGATGGTACAGATATATGAATCTGTATGACACTACGACTCGTATGATATAAGAAGGCAAAGCTCAGCTCTTGGTTACCAACAACCATTTGACCTTAATTGGGGCAAAAGGCTAGAGGTAAGTACTCTATACTATACTTGGTTATAGAGGCCAATAATCCATCTGACAATTTAACTGAGACTGACATGTTTCTGTAACGCACGGTCATAAATAAAAATTTCTCAAGGTAGAGAGCCTCGTCGGTATTAATTCCGTACATGGTGTAGGACAGATTCTATTTCCTTCCCCGATCTCGTTCTGGTCGAGCACTCGACCACTAAGATCCCCACTCTGCTCGGCAAGCTTCTTTTGCCGTTTCATAGTCAAGGCAGAGTATTGTTAAATCGGATGCAAAACCCTCTTTTCATGAAGGGAAAACTTCAATTCTTAGCCAACGTTGGAGCTGTATGGAAATTCATATAAAATTAAAATTAATTCAAAAGCCTCCAACCTGCTCGACACTCCCATTATGAGGACAATCATTATTCCTTTttccggaaaaaaaaaaccgcaAAGTGAAACCTACCGAGCACTAAAATGCGATGTGTAtatttctactccgtacagaggTTGCCGAACCTGCCGATCCAATGACATCACCAGCAATGATGTTGATTGTTGGGCTTCCGCCCGCATCCGTGTCCGGTCTACCTGGGGTCCGGAATTTCTGGATGTCGGGGGAGCATTCCCACAACATCCTCCCCGATGCTGTCCTATATATCTGCTGCTTTTCAGTCCCCGTCGCCGGACGAAGGCGTGCAGCAGCGACGGCCACGGTATGCCGGCGAAGATACCACCCCAACGAGTCGCCGGGAAATCCTGGGATGGTACTCATACGGAATTGCAGCTGAAGTGTTCGCAGTCTGCGGCGTAGGTTCGTAAGGTCATATtttgaaaacaaaaaaacaaacaaacaaacaaCACAATTCTTATCATACCAGGTTCTTTCCTACCCCTCACCTTGGAACAATTAGCCCGGGAGCGCGGCACCCTACAAACGAGCCGCCTTCCCTGCGTCGGACCATCAATAGGGAACAGCACGAATAATGCTGAGCATGGCCAATGTGTGGTCCCCGTCTTCGGCCTCGAGATCAACACAGCTAGCTTCGCCATGTACACTTTCTCACTGGCCGTACTTATCCAGGCGCTAACACTGATATCATTCAGCGCGCTGGCAGATTATGGTATGGTTGCCATATGCCACACCGGGAATATGCAGTGCAAAAGAAGGACAGCAGTTGACATTGATTGGATGTATAGAAAACAACCGCAAGACATTGCTTATGGTCTTCGGATTCACCGGTGCGCTCGCCAGCATGTTGTTCATATTCATTGCGCCGCCTGCGTTCATTCTGGGATCCGTCTTGGTCGTCGTTGGTGTGACCTGTCTCGGTTCTTCCTTTGTTGTGCTGAACTCTTACCTCCCTGTGCTTGTCGCTAACGACCCATCCCTGCGAAAGAAGATGGATGGCAGCGCGGAAATGTCGAGCTTCGACCGAGACGGAGATACCTCGGATTGGAACGATTGGGGTAACGATGGTGCCGACGATGACAGTTTAGATGAACTCCAGCCATCAGGCCAGGCACAGAGCTCCCTCGAAGGTGGAACAGGAGCCAAAGCCCCCTCGTCCTCCCCGGAGCTGCAACTGTCGACCAAAATCTCCTCCCGGGGGATTGGTCTTGGATATTTTGCAGCACTTTTTGTGCAAATCATCAGCATTATCACGCTCATCACATTGTCCAAGACCTCCCTTGCCAAAGCGTCTTCCACTCTTCCCATGCGGTTCGTATTGCTCCTGGTTGGACTTTGGTGGGGCGCATTCACCTTGGTCACTCGTAATTTGCTGAAAACACGACCGGGTCCACGCCTGGACACTGTCTCCACCAAGGGAACCGGAAGATGGCGGGCCTGGCTACGACTGGTCGGATTTGCGTGGAAATCCCTGTGGGAGACCGTCAAAGTAGCCAGCAAACTGCGCGAAGTCCTGATCTTCCTCGTAGCATGGTTCCTACTCTCTGATGCAATGGCCACTGTGTCGGGAACAGCGATCCTATTCGCGCGCACGGAACTCCAACTGAGCACGCCGCTCATTGGGCTTCTCTCCATCACCGCCACCGTGTCCGGCATGACGGGCGCATTCTTATGGCCACATGTGTCTCGATACTTTGGCTTTCAGCCGAACCAGACCATCATCCTGTGCATTGTCCTTTTTGAGTTAATCCCCTTGTATGGGTTGCTGGCTTACATCCCCTTCATCAGAAACTGGGGCGTGATCGGGTTACAACAGCCGTGGGAGATTTTCCCGCTAGCCATCGTGCACGGAGTCGTTTCTGGGGGACTGGCATCCTACTGCCGATCATTCTTTGGACTCTTAATTCCGCCCGGGAGTGAGGCTGCGTTTTACGCTCTTTACGCTGCTACTGATAAGGGAAGTTCATTTATTGGACCCGCTATTGTGGGGGTTCTTGTAGATGCGACCGGTCAGGTGCGGAGtggattttttttcatcGCGGTGCTCATCATTTTACCTATTCCGCTTGTGTGGATGGTGAATGCGGACAAGGGCCGACGTGAAGGTTTGGCTATGGCTGAGACGGACAAGTCACATGGTGGGCCTGCTGAGTACGAGGAAGCCGAAGGGCTATTAGCCCGGTAGATTCAGACTCCAATCAGAACCGAGATTTATAGCAAATAGATAAATCTAGATGAATATAGATGAATTTAGACGAATTTAGATGAATATAGATGAATATGGATGAATATGGAAAAACATAAATGAATCCAGTTGGGAAGGGGAGGGCGTGAAAAAAGTATGAGTACCAGGCTTTGACGAGATTGGCACGCCATGCGTAGGTTGTATCTTGTCTTCGAATTTAACCTGAAATTTGTCTCACTTTCAGGGGTTAAAATAGATTCAAAGACACAGGGTCTTTTCCACGGATTTTTTCCACCTCTTGGCTCCAAGTCAAGCCTTTTAAGTCGGGTAGTGCGGGATGTCCAATGTGGAGAAGACCAATGTCCAATGAAACATCTCCACCCAACGAAGAAAAAGCCCTGGACGTTCAGCTTATTCACCAAAAACAACGGTCTAAATCATCTGGCCTGAGCATGAAGTGGGTTGATCCCAGGGTTCGTGATTTGTTGCCTAAAAAGGAGAGGGCCCTGAGCTGAATCAAATCGTTGACATTTCAGTGCAACTTTGGATTGTATGAAACATGGCGTCGGGTCCAAAAGGACGAAAATTTAAAGATTCACCATTTTCTCcatccgaaaaaaaaaaaaaaaaaaggacaaatCAACAAATCATGCCAAAACTGAGACTTTGTTCAACTTTCCCCTCTCAACCTTCATGATGCTCACCAAGGCTGTGTTCGCGTCTCTGTTTCTCCTCACCAGTGCTAATCCATGGAGGCAAGATCGCTCGATTGAGCCCATCATAAGCTGCTCTCAGCTCCCGTCGTACAATAATGATACAAGGATCGCTGGGCCTTGGACAATTAAGGTTGACAACTGCTACGATGGAGCCGGGCCTCAAGGGCTATGCAGCGTCGAGGGCTTCGAGTCTAGTAGCGATATCACCCGGCAGCGAGACGACAAACCCAATACGATTGAGCATGGATTTGTAAGTTCGTACCCTAGACAAAGGACATTGTCCAACCATGATTACACACACTTGCAACAAAAGACCCAGATGACTAATAGAGGTTCAGATCACGATCGTAAGCGATaaaaacaacctcaaaacCCAGCTCCGCTGCAACGGCATCCTAAACATTATCGAAGCACACGTCCTTTCCGGCCCCGGTGCCGGCACCCTGAACTGGCATGCCGTCGGGATAGACCACCATCCCACTACGGGGCGACTAGTCTGGGGCAAACCCGATGCTCAGCCTGTCCAGGCGTACAGACAGTATCGTCACGGACTACTCGTTGAAGGCATCTTCCTCGGGTCGAACAATGAAATCAATTGGGCTGTGCACTCGGCTGGGAGGGATGTGAGCATTATGGACATGAAGCCGTATTGGGTCATGCGATTGATGATTCCAGAGACGAGTATTCGGGAGAAGGAGTTTCGGACGCTGATTCGGATTGAGGGGAGCTGAGCTActtgtattttttttt
Protein-coding sequences here:
- a CDS encoding Major facilitator superfamily domain, general substrate transporter — encoded protein: MLSYISAAFQSPSPDEGVQQRRPRYAGEDTTPTSRREILGWYSYGIAAEVFAVCGVGSFLPLTLEQLARERGTLQTSRLPCVGPSIGNSTNNAEHGQCVVPVFGLEINTASFAIALADYENNRKTLLMVFGFTGALASMLFIFIAPPAFILGSVLVVVGVTCLGSSFVVLNSYLPVLVANDPSLRKKMDGSAEMSSFDRDGDTSDWNDWGNDGADDDSLDELQPSGQAQSSLEGGTGAKAPSSSPELQLSTKISSRGIGLGYFAALFVQIISIITLITLSKTSLAKASSTLPMRFVLLLVGLWWGAFTLVTRNLLKTRPGPRLDTVSTKGTGRWRAWLRLVGFAWKSLWETVKVASKLREVLIFLVAWFLLSDAMATVSGTAILFARTELQLSTPLIGLLSITATVSGMTGAFLWPHVSRYFGFQPNQTIILCIVLFELIPLYGLLAYIPFIRNWGVIGLQQPWEIFPLAIVHGVVSGGLASYCRSFFGLLIPPGSEAAFYALYAATDKGSSFIGPAIVGVLVDATGQVRSGFFFIAVLIILPIPLVWMVNADKGRREGLAMAETDKSHGGPAEYEEAEGLLAR
- a CDS encoding Phosphatidylethanolamine-binding protein PEBP; its protein translation is MAIIHYLEFTIGRLLYPIRGHESRQIIHCPAFKDLPEPNMTLESPEAGPSGSKLPLHCTCKAVDGKSCLPELLWTAPDSREETKEYILFCEDLDPPIPFHVFHHCLLWAIPASTTKAEAANVHPEEYAKISRLTVAGWRFVPTLLGLPYVGAGATLGHGKHRYAFTIIALKESLKVKAPEKATKNDIKRAMTGKVIGWAQWTGTFEKPWPN
- a CDS encoding Phosphatidylethanolamine-binding protein PEBP; the encoded protein is MSASVFLLGPGFIGGEIIDLLLISKYKVTTLVRRESAVADYANLGVETVVGSLDDASVITDQVAVSDIVFHTATADHLPSVQAIIDGIRQRATQGLRTVYIHNSGATLLSDNAQGEYKSGTIFDDEKPGEIDAVPDSAFHRHINLVIIRASQELASHAKIAIMIPPLIYGVTTRENRLSIQLPTLIRYSIKHGYVGQIGSGLAVWNQIHVRDLARGYMVLLHSMERAPVAEIAMNPYFFCENGQELAWGECAAEIGRTLKQTGRVGQSTPKPIPKEHWGDLFGDFSGIVVGSNARNRANRLRKLGWAPLEKDTFASVVEDEIPIIEKETGEFTGYASVIAS